A stretch of Aureispira sp. CCB-E DNA encodes these proteins:
- a CDS encoding SRPBCC family protein — MSTYTLQRTQQLPISLEKAWDFFSSPKNLKAITPDYMGFNILSGADKRTYPGQIIEYTVKPVLGIPMYWMTEITQVRELEFFIDEQRVGPYAMWHHQHFFKRIEGGVEMEDIVHYRLPLGPLGNIAHALFVKRQLEGIFDYRFKTLEKKWGTIHHPR, encoded by the coding sequence ATGTCAACCTATACCTTACAGAGAACACAACAACTACCCATTTCCTTAGAAAAAGCTTGGGATTTTTTTTCTAGCCCTAAAAATTTAAAAGCAATTACACCCGATTACATGGGATTTAATATTCTGTCAGGTGCAGATAAGCGAACTTATCCTGGGCAGATTATAGAGTATACAGTAAAGCCAGTATTGGGCATTCCTATGTATTGGATGACTGAAATCACACAGGTTCGAGAATTAGAGTTTTTTATTGACGAACAGCGTGTGGGACCCTACGCCATGTGGCACCATCAGCATTTTTTTAAAAGAATTGAGGGAGGGGTGGAAATGGAAGATATTGTACATTATCGACTGCCTTTAGGTCCCTTGGGGAATATTGCGCATGCTTTGTTTGTAAAGCGGCAATTGGAAGGAATTTTTGATTATCGTTTTAAGACATTAGAAAAAAAGTGGGGAACAATCCATCATCCCAGATAA
- the ribA gene encoding GTP cyclohydrolase II, whose amino-acid sequence MNKGRIQDTKMEVEEVVRINMPTEYGTFELVAFDDKLAKKTLFALTKGSWEAEEPILVRVHSSCITGDIIGSLRCDCGPQLQAAMKKVEAVGKGVIIYVEQEGRGIGFLSKMKAYKLQEEGLDTVEANLNLGFEADQREYKSVTQALQLLNVQKIRLMSNNPLKQKELEKHGLEVVENVTLEIEANEHNNFYLKTKRDKMGHILFQHGLK is encoded by the coding sequence ATGAATAAAGGTAGAATTCAAGATACAAAAATGGAGGTAGAAGAAGTTGTTAGAATTAATATGCCAACAGAATATGGAACATTTGAGTTGGTTGCATTTGATGATAAATTAGCAAAAAAAACACTTTTTGCTTTGACAAAAGGTAGTTGGGAAGCAGAGGAGCCAATTTTGGTAAGGGTACATTCTTCGTGTATTACAGGCGATATTATTGGTTCCTTGCGTTGCGATTGCGGTCCTCAATTACAAGCTGCTATGAAAAAAGTAGAAGCCGTAGGCAAAGGAGTTATTATTTATGTGGAGCAAGAGGGACGAGGAATTGGTTTTTTGAGTAAAATGAAAGCCTATAAATTGCAGGAAGAAGGCTTAGATACGGTAGAAGCGAATCTAAATCTAGGATTTGAAGCGGATCAGCGTGAATACAAATCTGTAACACAAGCTTTGCAGTTGCTAAACGTTCAAAAAATTCGATTGATGTCTAATAATCCTTTAAAGCAAAAGGAATTGGAAAAACATGGTTTGGAGGTCGTAGAGAACGTAACTTTGGAAATAGAAGCTAATGAGCACAACAATTTTTATCTCAAAACTAAGCGAGATAAAATGGGGCATATCTTATTTCAACATGGCTTGAAGTAA